The region ACAGCGCATCACCTGACAAAGGTTTTGACCGATAAGTAGGTCGACACGATCGGGTGTAGGGAGGTGAGACGGTGGAGAACGGCGAAGTCCTAGAAAAAAAAGAGGGAGAGATTATCGAGAGCCCGGCAAAAGAGGCGAGAGAAGAAAAGAGTGAGCCCGAGGCGGAGCTCGCAGAACTGAAGGACAGATATCTCAGACTCTATGCGGAGTTTGAAAACTTTAAGAAGCGGGTCCAGAAAGACAAAGAAGAGCTTATACGATACGGCAACGAATCACTTCTCCATGACATACTCCCGGTAATCGACAACCTCGAGATGGCCTTGAAGCACTCGAGTGATGACGTATCCGATGGCCTCGTAAAGGGCGTCGAGATAACACTCAGGGAGCTCCAGCGGGTAGTCGAAAAGTACGGGCTCAGCCCTGTCCCTGCCCTCGGCAAGCCCTTCGACCCTTCAGTGCACCACGCAATGACGCAGGTGGAGAGGGCAGACGTGGACGATAAAACCGTCGTGGAGGAGTTCAGGAAGGGTTACATGCTCGGAGCAAAGGTACTGAGACCCTCCCTCGTGGCCGTCTCAAAGAAAAACGAGTGCGAATCAGAATCGAAAACCAACGTCGACAAAAGCAATAAAGAATCAAAGGAGGCATAGAGATGGCAAAGGCAATCGGCATAGACCTTGGCACAA is a window of Thermodesulfovibrionales bacterium DNA encoding:
- the grpE gene encoding nucleotide exchange factor GrpE is translated as MENGEVLEKKEGEIIESPAKEAREEKSEPEAELAELKDRYLRLYAEFENFKKRVQKDKEELIRYGNESLLHDILPVIDNLEMALKHSSDDVSDGLVKGVEITLRELQRVVEKYGLSPVPALGKPFDPSVHHAMTQVERADVDDKTVVEEFRKGYMLGAKVLRPSLVAVSKKNECESESKTNVDKSNKESKEA